A part of Miscanthus floridulus cultivar M001 chromosome 6, ASM1932011v1, whole genome shotgun sequence genomic DNA contains:
- the LOC136459919 gene encoding signal recognition particle subunit SRP54 2-like: MVLAQLGESLVGALARMAKATVVDDKVVLDCLNDVSRALLQADVRFETVRAVQASIRSAVSLQSLAAGTDRRRAIKHAVVDELRRMLDPAAGSGKPPCFVPRKGRKPASVVMFVGLQGSGKTTTCVKYADYHRRTGFSPALVCADTFRAGALDQLRQNAAKAAGIPFYGSYTESDPVRVAVEGVDRFRNDQAAEGCDLIVVDTSGRHSQEAALLEEMRQLAEATRPDLVVLVMDASIGQAAFHQALAFKQSVEVGAVIVTKMDGHAKGGGALSAVAATKSPVIFIGTGEHIADLEAFDARSFVSRLLGMGYLPGFMDKIEDAMTMPMPPDQGQRLEQLLHELTTVEGDSFTFTLRALYSLFRLVQSTGPLRHLVSFLPAGLLGDKGKQEEEGQQAKIKRYMTMMDSMSAAELDGADPMKMMMTKQQQSRMNRVARGSGRPVSQVVELLEEHKRMAKMLSKFAPAHVKRQRPINKHIKRRFNTSC; this comes from the coding sequence ATGGTGCTGGCGCAGCTGGGAGAGAGCCTCGTCGGCGCGCTGGCGCGGATGGCCAAGGCGACGGTGGTGGACGACAAGGTGGTGCTGGACTGCCTCAACGACGTCTCGCGCGCGCTTCTGCAGGCCGATGTCCGCTTCGAGACGGTCCGGGCCGTGCAGGCCAGCATCAGGAGCGCCGTCAGCCTCCAGTCCCTCGCCGCCGGCACCGACAGGCGCCGCGCCATCAAGCATGCGGTCGTCGACGAGCTGCGCAGGATGCTGGACCCCGCGGCCGGGAGCGGGAAGCCGCCCTGCTTCGTCCCAAGGAAAGGGAGGAAGCCCGCCAGCGTGGTCATGTTCGTCGGCCTGCAGGGCTCCGGCAAGACCACCACCTGCGTCAAGTACGCGGACTACCACCGCCGGACGGGGTTCAGCCCCGCGCTGGTGTGCGCCGACACGTTCCGGGCCGGCGCCCTGGACCAGCTGAGGCAGAACGCGGCCAAGGCGGCCGGCATCCCTTTCTACGGATCCTACACGGAGTCAGACCCTGTGAGGGTCGCCGTCGAGGGCGTGGACAGGTTCAGGAACGACCAAGCTGCTGAGGGATGCGACCTCATCGTCGTCGACACGAGCGGGCGCCACAGCCAGGAGGCCGCTCTCCTGGAGGAGATGCGTCAGCTCGCGGAGGCCACGCGGCCGGACCTGGTGGTGCTCGTCATGGACGCCAGCATCGGCCAGGCCGCGTTCCACCAGGCGCTGGCGTTCAAGCAGAGCGTCGAGGTTGGCGCCGTCATCGTCACCAAGATGGACGGCCACGCCAAGGGCGGCGGCGCGCTCAGCGCGGTTGCAGCTACAAAAAGCCCCGTCATATTCATCGGCACCGGGGAGCATATCGCAGACCTGGAGGCCTTCGACGCCAGGTCCTTTGTGAGTCGTCTGCTAGGCATGGGATACTTGCCTGGCTTCATGGACAAGATCGAGGACGCCATGACGATGCCCATGCCTCCTGATCAAGGACAAAGACTGGAGCAGCTTCTGCACGAGCTGACGACGGTTGAAGGAGACAGCTTCACTTTCACTCTCAGGGCTCTGTACAGTCTGTTCCGGTTAGTGCAGAGCACGGGTCCTCTAAGGCATCTCGTCTCCTTCCTACCAGCTGGATTATTGGGAGACAAGGGGAAGCAGGAGGAGGAAGGGCAGCAGGCCAAGATCAAGAGGTACATGACGATGATGGACTCCATGAGTGCTGCAGAGCTTGATGGGGCCGAcccgatgaagatgatgatgacgaaACAGCAGCAGTCACGGATGAACCGGGTCGCTCGGGGCTCCGGCAGGCCCGTCAGCCAAGTAGTGGAACTGCTGGAGGAGCACAAGCGAATGGCCAAAATGTTGAGCAAATTCGCGCCTGCCCACGTCAAGAGACAGAGACCTATCAATAAACATATAAAGCGTAGATTCAACACGTCTTGCTGA